The nucleotide window TGTAGGTTGCATGAACGTGTTAAATATACATGCAATATCTCTAGGGGTGGAGCATTCATTCACATGCCTCCTTATCGTTTTGGAGAAGGCCTAACTTTGACAAATGTTTAATAAACTCTAAAATGTCTTTGGTTATTATTTCAATGTCAATTTCTTCGTCTATGTCTTTCTTTACGTAATTTGCAATCTCTTTTATAGTTAAAGAGCCATTACTGTACTTTAGGACTAACTCCCCCATTTTATTAACCGTAAATATCCTTCCTGTAGAGTAATCATAGCATAATGCATAATCTGAATAAGAAATTATATGGAGTGGTTTTATTTTGGGCTTATAAAAAGGAGAAAATAGAAGAGACTCTTCCACAGTTCATACCTCCGCTACTGCTTTACTTCACGTAACGCTAGGTCCGTTACAACAACCCCCTCCGGAACATGCCCTAACAATTTTGGTAAGTTCTTCTATTTTCGGCTTTTCATACTTCATCTAACCACCTCCGTTAGTTTTATAATTATTCTATATTATTATATTTATTTTTTTTGTACCCTAGTTC belongs to Thermococcus bergensis and includes:
- a CDS encoding PqqD family peptide modification chaperone, with amino-acid sequence MEESLLFSPFYKPKIKPLHIISYSDYALCYDYSTGRIFTVNKMGELVLKYSNGSLTIKEIANYVKKDIDEEIDIEIITKDILEFIKHLSKLGLLQNDKEACE